In a single window of the Equus quagga isolate Etosha38 chromosome 7, UCLA_HA_Equagga_1.0, whole genome shotgun sequence genome:
- the TAOK2 gene encoding serine/threonine-protein kinase TAO2 isoform X1: protein MPAGGRAGSLKDPDVAELFFKDDPEKLFSDLREIGHGSFGAVYFARDVRNSEVVAIKKMSYSGKQSNEKWQDIIKEVRFLQKLRHPNTIQYRGCYLREHTAWLVMEYCLGSASDLLEVHKKPLQEVEIAAVTHGALQGLAYLHSHNMIHRDVKAGNILLSEPGLVKLGDFGSASIMAPANSFVGTPYWMAPEVILAMDEGQYDGKVDVWSLGITCIELAERKPPLFNMNAMSALYHIAQNESPVLQSGHWSEYFRNFVDSCLQKIPQDRPTSEVLLKHRFVLRERPPTVIMDLIQRTKDAVRELDNLQYRKMKKILFQEAPNGPGTEAPEEEEPTPYPQETEPYMHRAGTLTSLESSHSVPSMSISASSQSSSVNSLADASDNEEEEEEEEEEEEEEEEGPEAREMAMMQEGEHTVTSHSSIIHRLPGSDNLYDDPYQPEVTPSPLQPPAAPAPTSTTSSARRRAYCRNRDHFATIRTASLVSRQIQEHEQDSALREQLSGYKRMRRQHQKQLLALESRLRGEREEHSARLQRELEAQRAGFGAEAEKLSRRHQAIGEKEARAAQAEERKFQQHILGQQKKELAALLEAQKRTYKLRKEQLKEELQENPSTPKREKAEWLLRQKEQLQQCQAEEEAGLLRRQRQYFELQCRQYKRKMLLARHSLDQDLLREDLNKKQTQKDLECALLLRQHEATRELELRQLQAVQRTRAELTRLQHQTELGNQLEYNKRREQELRQKHAAQVRQQPKSLKVRAGQRPPGLPLPIPGALGPPSTGIPREEQPCSSGQEAVLDQRILGEEEEAVPERRILGKEGATLVPEEQRILGEESGTPIPSPQHHRSLVDEEVWVLPEEELEELRVPSLAPQERSIVGQEVAEAWSLWGKEDGSLLDEEFELGWVQGPALTPVPEEEEEEEEGALIRTPRDPGDGCPSPDIPPEPPPTHLRPGPASQLPGLLSHGLLAGLSFAVGSSSGLLPLLLLLLLPLLAAQGGGGLQAALLALEVGLVGLGASYLLLCTALHLPPSLFLLLAQGTALGAVLGLSWRRGLMGVPLGLGAAWLLAWPGLALPLAAMAAGGKWVQQQGPRMRRGISRLWLRALLRLSPMAFRALQGCGAVGDRGLFALYPKTNKNGFRSRLPVPGPRRSNPRTARHPLALLARFWALCKGWNWRLARASQGLASCLPPSAIHALASWGLLRGERPSRIPRLLPRRQRRLGPPASRQPPPGILAGRRAQTRQSRALPPWR, encoded by the exons ATGCCAGCTGGGGGCCGGGCCGGGAGCCTGAAGGACCCTGATGTGGCTGAGCTCTTCTTCAAGGATGACCCCGAAAAGCTCTTCTCTGACCTCCGTGAAATTGGCCATGGCAGCTTTGGAGCCGTGTACTTT GCTCGAGATGTCCGGAATAGTGAGGTGGTGGCCATCAAGAAGATGTCCTACAGTGGGAAGCAGTCAAATGAG AAATGGCAGGACATCATCAAGGAGGTGCGGTTCCTACAGAAGCTCCGGCATCCCAATACCATTCAGTACCGGGGCTGTTACCTGAGGGAGCACACGGCTTGG CTGGTGATGGAGTATTGCCTGGGCTCAGCTTCTGACCTTCTAGAAG TGCACAAGAAGCCCCTTCAGGAGGTGGAGATTGCAGCTGTGACCCACGGCGCCCTTCAGGGCCTGGCTTATCTGCACTCCCACAACATGATCCATAG GGATGTGAAAGCTGGAAACATCCTGCTATCAGAGCCAGGCTTGGTGAAGCTAGGGGACTTTGGCTCTGCTTCCATCATGGCACCTGCCAACTCCTTTGTGGGCACCCCATACTG GATGGCTCCAGAGGTGATCCTGGCAATGGATGAGGGGCAGTACGATGGCAAGGTGGATGTCTGGTCCTTGGGGATAACCTGCATCGAGCTGG CGGAACGGAAACCACCGCTGTTTAATATGAATGCGATGAGTGCCTTATACCACATTGCACAGAATGAGTCCCCCGTGCTCCAGTCAGGACACTG GTCTGAGTACTTCCGGAATTTTGTCGACTCCTGTCTTCAGAAAATTCCTCAGGACAGACCAACCTCAGAGGTTCTTCTGAAG CACCGCTTTGTGCTCCGGGAGCGGCCACCCACAGTCATCATGGACCTAATCCAGAGGACTAAGGATGCTGTGCGGGAGCTGGACAACCTACAGTACCGTAAGATGAAGAAGATACTATTCCAAGAAGCACCCAATGGCCCTGGCACCGAggccccagaggaggaggag CCTACACCCTATCCACAGGAGACAGAGCCCTACATGCACCGGGCCGGGACACTGACCAGTCTAGAGAGTAGCCACTCAGTGCCCAGCATGTCCATCAGCGCCTCCAGCCAGAGCAGCTCAGTCAATAGCCTAGCAGATGCCTCGGacaatgaggaggaggaggaggaagaagaggaggaggaggaggaggaggaggaaggccctGAAGCTCGGGAGATGGCCATGATGCAGGAGGGGGAGCACACAGTCACCTCCCATAGCTCCATCATCCACCGTCTGCCG GGCTCTGACAACCTGTATGATGACCCCTACCAGCCAGAGGTGACCCCAAGCCCTCTCCAGCCAcctgcagccccagctcccacctcTACCACCTCTTCTGCCCGCCGCCGGGCCTACTGCCGCAACCGGGACCACTTTGCCACCATCCGTACTGCCTCCCTG GTCAGCCGTCAGATCCAGGAGCATGAGCAGGACTCAGCCCTGCGGGAGCAGCTGAGTGGCTATAAGCGGATGCGACGACAGCACCAGAAACAGCTGCTGGCCTTGGAGTCGAGGCTGAGGGGTGAACGTGAGGAACATAGTGCACGGTTGCAGCGGGAGCTTGAGGCACAGCGGGCTGGCTTTGGGGCTGAGGCAGAAAAGCTGTCACGAAGGCACCAGGCCATTGGTGAGAAGGAGGCGCGAGCTGCCCAGGCCGAGGAGCGTAAGTTCCAGCAGCACATCCTGGGACAGCAGAAGAAGGAGCTCGCTGCCCTTCTGGAGGCACAGAAACGAACCTACAAACTTCGGAAGGAGCAGCTAAAGGAG GAGCTCCAGGAGAACCCCAGCACGCCCAAGCGGGAGAAGGCCGAGTGGCTTTTGCGGCAGAAGGAACAGCTACAGCAgtgccaggcagaggaggaggctgggctgcTGCGGCGGCAGCGCCAATACTTTGAGCTACAGTGTCGCCAGTACAAGCGCAAGATGCTGCTGGCTCGTCACAGCCTGGACCAGGACCTTCTACGAGAG GACTTGAacaagaaacagacacagaaggacTTGGAGTGTGCATTGCTGCTGCGGCAGCATGAGGCCACACGGGAGCTGGAGCTACGGCAGCTCCAGGCTGTACAGCGCACACGGGCTGAGCTCACCCGCCTGCAGCACCAGACGGAGCTGGGCAACCAGCTGGAGTACAACAAGCGGCGTGAACAAGAGTTGCGGCAGAAGCACGCAGCCCAGGTTCGCCAGCAGCCCAAGAGCCTCAAAGTACGTGCAGGCCAGCGTCCCCCGGGCCTCCCGCTCCCCATTCCTGGGGCTCTGGGACCACCCAGCACAGGCATCCCTAGAGAAGAGCAGCCCTGCTCATCTGGCCAGGAGGCAGTCCTGGACCAAAGAattctgggagaggaggaggaagcagttcCTGAGAGAAGGATTCTGGGAAAGGAAGGGGCCACCCTGGTGCCAGAGGAGCAGAGGATATTGGGGGAAGAATCAGGAACCCCTATTCCTAGTCCACAACATCATAGGAGTTTGGTTGATGAGGAAGTTTGGGTTCTGCCTGAGGAGGAGTTAGAGGAGCTTAGAGTCCCATCCCTGGCACCCCAGGAGAGGAGCATTGTGGGCCAAGAGGTGGCCGAGGCATGGAGCTTGTGGGGGAAGGAGGATGGGAGCCTCCTGGATGAGGAATTTGAGCTTGGCTGGGTCCAGGGCCCGGCACTGACCCCAGtcccggaggaggaggaggaagaggaggagggagctctAATTAGGACCCCAAGGGATCCTGGAGATGGCTGTCCCTCACCAGACATACCCCCTGAACCTCCCCCAACACATCTGAGGCCTGGCCCTGCTAGCCAGCTCCCTGGACTCCTGTCCCATGGCCTCCTGGCTGGCCTCTCCTTTGCAGTGGGATCCTCCTCTGGCCTCCTACCCCTACTacttctgctgctgctcccactgctggcagcccagggtgggggtggccTGCAGGCAGCGCTGCTGGCCCTTGAGGTGGGGCTGGTGGGCCTGGGAGCCTCCTATCTACTTCTTTGTACAGCCCTGCACCTGCCCCCCAGTCTGTTCCTACTCCTGGCCCAGGGCACTGCACTGGGGGCTGTCCTGGGTCTGAGCTGGCGCCGAGGCCTTATGGGCGTCCCTCTGGGCCTTGGGGCTGCCTGGCTCCTAGCCTGGCCAGGCTTGGCTCTACCTCTAGCAGCTATGGCAGCTGGGGGCAAATGGGTACAGCAGCAGGGCCCCCGGATGCGCCGGGGCATCTCTCGACTCTGGTTGCGGGCTCTGCTGCGCCTGTCACCTATGGCCTTCCGAGCCCTACAGGGCTGTGGAGCTGTGGGAGACCGGGGCCTGTTTGCACTCTACCCCAAGACCAACAAGAATGGCTTCCGCAGCCGTCTGCCTGTTCCTGGGCCCCGGCGGAGTAATCCCCGCACTGCTCGACACCCACTAGCCCTGTTGGCAAGGTTTTGGGCCCTGTGCAAGGGCTGGAACTGGCGCCTGGCACGGGCCAGCCAGGGTTTAGCCTCCTGCTTGCCCCCCTCAGCCATCCACGCATTGGCCAGCTGGGGCCTGCTTCGGGGTGAACGACCCAGCCGTATCCCCCGGCTGCTACCACGCAGGCAGCGCCGGCTAGGGCCCCCTGCCTCCCGCCAACCACCACCAGGGATTCTAGCTGGGCGGAGAGCCCAAACCCGCCAGTCCCGGGCCCTGCCCCCCTGGAGGTGA
- the TAOK2 gene encoding serine/threonine-protein kinase TAO2 isoform X2, with amino-acid sequence MPAGGRAGSLKDPDVAELFFKDDPEKLFSDLREIGHGSFGAVYFARDVRNSEVVAIKKMSYSGKQSNEKWQDIIKEVRFLQKLRHPNTIQYRGCYLREHTAWLVMEYCLGSASDLLEVHKKPLQEVEIAAVTHGALQGLAYLHSHNMIHRDVKAGNILLSEPGLVKLGDFGSASIMAPANSFVGTPYWMAPEVILAMDEGQYDGKVDVWSLGITCIELAERKPPLFNMNAMSALYHIAQNESPVLQSGHWSEYFRNFVDSCLQKIPQDRPTSEVLLKHRFVLRERPPTVIMDLIQRTKDAVRELDNLQYRKMKKILFQEAPNGPGTEAPEEEEETEPYMHRAGTLTSLESSHSVPSMSISASSQSSSVNSLADASDNEEEEEEEEEEEEEEEEGPEAREMAMMQEGEHTVTSHSSIIHRLPGSDNLYDDPYQPEVTPSPLQPPAAPAPTSTTSSARRRAYCRNRDHFATIRTASLVSRQIQEHEQDSALREQLSGYKRMRRQHQKQLLALESRLRGEREEHSARLQRELEAQRAGFGAEAEKLSRRHQAIGEKEARAAQAEERKFQQHILGQQKKELAALLEAQKRTYKLRKEQLKEELQENPSTPKREKAEWLLRQKEQLQQCQAEEEAGLLRRQRQYFELQCRQYKRKMLLARHSLDQDLLREDLNKKQTQKDLECALLLRQHEATRELELRQLQAVQRTRAELTRLQHQTELGNQLEYNKRREQELRQKHAAQVRQQPKSLKVRAGQRPPGLPLPIPGALGPPSTGIPREEQPCSSGQEAVLDQRILGEEEEAVPERRILGKEGATLVPEEQRILGEESGTPIPSPQHHRSLVDEEVWVLPEEELEELRVPSLAPQERSIVGQEVAEAWSLWGKEDGSLLDEEFELGWVQGPALTPVPEEEEEEEEGALIRTPRDPGDGCPSPDIPPEPPPTHLRPGPASQLPGLLSHGLLAGLSFAVGSSSGLLPLLLLLLLPLLAAQGGGGLQAALLALEVGLVGLGASYLLLCTALHLPPSLFLLLAQGTALGAVLGLSWRRGLMGVPLGLGAAWLLAWPGLALPLAAMAAGGKWVQQQGPRMRRGISRLWLRALLRLSPMAFRALQGCGAVGDRGLFALYPKTNKNGFRSRLPVPGPRRSNPRTARHPLALLARFWALCKGWNWRLARASQGLASCLPPSAIHALASWGLLRGERPSRIPRLLPRRQRRLGPPASRQPPPGILAGRRAQTRQSRALPPWR; translated from the exons ATGCCAGCTGGGGGCCGGGCCGGGAGCCTGAAGGACCCTGATGTGGCTGAGCTCTTCTTCAAGGATGACCCCGAAAAGCTCTTCTCTGACCTCCGTGAAATTGGCCATGGCAGCTTTGGAGCCGTGTACTTT GCTCGAGATGTCCGGAATAGTGAGGTGGTGGCCATCAAGAAGATGTCCTACAGTGGGAAGCAGTCAAATGAG AAATGGCAGGACATCATCAAGGAGGTGCGGTTCCTACAGAAGCTCCGGCATCCCAATACCATTCAGTACCGGGGCTGTTACCTGAGGGAGCACACGGCTTGG CTGGTGATGGAGTATTGCCTGGGCTCAGCTTCTGACCTTCTAGAAG TGCACAAGAAGCCCCTTCAGGAGGTGGAGATTGCAGCTGTGACCCACGGCGCCCTTCAGGGCCTGGCTTATCTGCACTCCCACAACATGATCCATAG GGATGTGAAAGCTGGAAACATCCTGCTATCAGAGCCAGGCTTGGTGAAGCTAGGGGACTTTGGCTCTGCTTCCATCATGGCACCTGCCAACTCCTTTGTGGGCACCCCATACTG GATGGCTCCAGAGGTGATCCTGGCAATGGATGAGGGGCAGTACGATGGCAAGGTGGATGTCTGGTCCTTGGGGATAACCTGCATCGAGCTGG CGGAACGGAAACCACCGCTGTTTAATATGAATGCGATGAGTGCCTTATACCACATTGCACAGAATGAGTCCCCCGTGCTCCAGTCAGGACACTG GTCTGAGTACTTCCGGAATTTTGTCGACTCCTGTCTTCAGAAAATTCCTCAGGACAGACCAACCTCAGAGGTTCTTCTGAAG CACCGCTTTGTGCTCCGGGAGCGGCCACCCACAGTCATCATGGACCTAATCCAGAGGACTAAGGATGCTGTGCGGGAGCTGGACAACCTACAGTACCGTAAGATGAAGAAGATACTATTCCAAGAAGCACCCAATGGCCCTGGCACCGAggccccagaggaggaggag GAGACAGAGCCCTACATGCACCGGGCCGGGACACTGACCAGTCTAGAGAGTAGCCACTCAGTGCCCAGCATGTCCATCAGCGCCTCCAGCCAGAGCAGCTCAGTCAATAGCCTAGCAGATGCCTCGGacaatgaggaggaggaggaggaagaagaggaggaggaggaggaggaggaggaaggccctGAAGCTCGGGAGATGGCCATGATGCAGGAGGGGGAGCACACAGTCACCTCCCATAGCTCCATCATCCACCGTCTGCCG GGCTCTGACAACCTGTATGATGACCCCTACCAGCCAGAGGTGACCCCAAGCCCTCTCCAGCCAcctgcagccccagctcccacctcTACCACCTCTTCTGCCCGCCGCCGGGCCTACTGCCGCAACCGGGACCACTTTGCCACCATCCGTACTGCCTCCCTG GTCAGCCGTCAGATCCAGGAGCATGAGCAGGACTCAGCCCTGCGGGAGCAGCTGAGTGGCTATAAGCGGATGCGACGACAGCACCAGAAACAGCTGCTGGCCTTGGAGTCGAGGCTGAGGGGTGAACGTGAGGAACATAGTGCACGGTTGCAGCGGGAGCTTGAGGCACAGCGGGCTGGCTTTGGGGCTGAGGCAGAAAAGCTGTCACGAAGGCACCAGGCCATTGGTGAGAAGGAGGCGCGAGCTGCCCAGGCCGAGGAGCGTAAGTTCCAGCAGCACATCCTGGGACAGCAGAAGAAGGAGCTCGCTGCCCTTCTGGAGGCACAGAAACGAACCTACAAACTTCGGAAGGAGCAGCTAAAGGAG GAGCTCCAGGAGAACCCCAGCACGCCCAAGCGGGAGAAGGCCGAGTGGCTTTTGCGGCAGAAGGAACAGCTACAGCAgtgccaggcagaggaggaggctgggctgcTGCGGCGGCAGCGCCAATACTTTGAGCTACAGTGTCGCCAGTACAAGCGCAAGATGCTGCTGGCTCGTCACAGCCTGGACCAGGACCTTCTACGAGAG GACTTGAacaagaaacagacacagaaggacTTGGAGTGTGCATTGCTGCTGCGGCAGCATGAGGCCACACGGGAGCTGGAGCTACGGCAGCTCCAGGCTGTACAGCGCACACGGGCTGAGCTCACCCGCCTGCAGCACCAGACGGAGCTGGGCAACCAGCTGGAGTACAACAAGCGGCGTGAACAAGAGTTGCGGCAGAAGCACGCAGCCCAGGTTCGCCAGCAGCCCAAGAGCCTCAAAGTACGTGCAGGCCAGCGTCCCCCGGGCCTCCCGCTCCCCATTCCTGGGGCTCTGGGACCACCCAGCACAGGCATCCCTAGAGAAGAGCAGCCCTGCTCATCTGGCCAGGAGGCAGTCCTGGACCAAAGAattctgggagaggaggaggaagcagttcCTGAGAGAAGGATTCTGGGAAAGGAAGGGGCCACCCTGGTGCCAGAGGAGCAGAGGATATTGGGGGAAGAATCAGGAACCCCTATTCCTAGTCCACAACATCATAGGAGTTTGGTTGATGAGGAAGTTTGGGTTCTGCCTGAGGAGGAGTTAGAGGAGCTTAGAGTCCCATCCCTGGCACCCCAGGAGAGGAGCATTGTGGGCCAAGAGGTGGCCGAGGCATGGAGCTTGTGGGGGAAGGAGGATGGGAGCCTCCTGGATGAGGAATTTGAGCTTGGCTGGGTCCAGGGCCCGGCACTGACCCCAGtcccggaggaggaggaggaagaggaggagggagctctAATTAGGACCCCAAGGGATCCTGGAGATGGCTGTCCCTCACCAGACATACCCCCTGAACCTCCCCCAACACATCTGAGGCCTGGCCCTGCTAGCCAGCTCCCTGGACTCCTGTCCCATGGCCTCCTGGCTGGCCTCTCCTTTGCAGTGGGATCCTCCTCTGGCCTCCTACCCCTACTacttctgctgctgctcccactgctggcagcccagggtgggggtggccTGCAGGCAGCGCTGCTGGCCCTTGAGGTGGGGCTGGTGGGCCTGGGAGCCTCCTATCTACTTCTTTGTACAGCCCTGCACCTGCCCCCCAGTCTGTTCCTACTCCTGGCCCAGGGCACTGCACTGGGGGCTGTCCTGGGTCTGAGCTGGCGCCGAGGCCTTATGGGCGTCCCTCTGGGCCTTGGGGCTGCCTGGCTCCTAGCCTGGCCAGGCTTGGCTCTACCTCTAGCAGCTATGGCAGCTGGGGGCAAATGGGTACAGCAGCAGGGCCCCCGGATGCGCCGGGGCATCTCTCGACTCTGGTTGCGGGCTCTGCTGCGCCTGTCACCTATGGCCTTCCGAGCCCTACAGGGCTGTGGAGCTGTGGGAGACCGGGGCCTGTTTGCACTCTACCCCAAGACCAACAAGAATGGCTTCCGCAGCCGTCTGCCTGTTCCTGGGCCCCGGCGGAGTAATCCCCGCACTGCTCGACACCCACTAGCCCTGTTGGCAAGGTTTTGGGCCCTGTGCAAGGGCTGGAACTGGCGCCTGGCACGGGCCAGCCAGGGTTTAGCCTCCTGCTTGCCCCCCTCAGCCATCCACGCATTGGCCAGCTGGGGCCTGCTTCGGGGTGAACGACCCAGCCGTATCCCCCGGCTGCTACCACGCAGGCAGCGCCGGCTAGGGCCCCCTGCCTCCCGCCAACCACCACCAGGGATTCTAGCTGGGCGGAGAGCCCAAACCCGCCAGTCCCGGGCCCTGCCCCCCTGGAGGTGA